In Pararge aegeria chromosome 5, ilParAegt1.1, whole genome shotgun sequence, one DNA window encodes the following:
- the LOC120623697 gene encoding serine protease inhibitor dipetalogastin-like isoform X1 — MNIFNKGTLAALTLLQVTVIRGYDVMLSKPVTKPIVCPCEYNFQPVCGSDGITYTNKCLLDCYNSAAAKGTPPVTECTDGTTCNECVCLPIDLPVCSVDGRTYSNECEMACENQRNVKEKEPLVYLAYRAACLGPPCNCSTIATPVCGTDNVLYRNLCELECANNNAIARNLHPIEFNNVGACLDECQCPGIKAPICGSDGILYDNVCEIACQNRKQTCSLSAPVTSTPTKICLPCACALVSEPVCGTDGKMEPTTYPNKCELSCVAKRTNNPYLSVKSYGACADCFCTGQYLPVCGTDGRTYPNECELRCANTARSKGDAYVSVFHSGPCQMVEGCDCFHCPKEYVPMCGGDGVTYWNLCWLNCNNSCSKKLGKQIFLAKRGSCAL; from the exons atgaatatatttaataaag gtACACTAGCTGCATTGACATTACTTCAAGTCACAGTGATAAGAGGCTACGATGTAATGCTGTCGAAACCTGTGACTAAGCCGATCGTTTGTCCCTGTGAGTACAACTTCCAACCCGTCTGCGGTTCCGACGGCATAACATACACAAACAAGTGTTTACTCGACTGCTACAATTCGGCTGCTGCGAAGGGCACACCACCTGTCACCGAATGTACAGATGGCACCACGTGCAATGAATGCGTTTGCTTGCCGATAGACCTCCCAGTGTGCAGCGTGGACGGACGAACGTATTCTAACGAATGCGAGATGGCATGTGAGAATCAAAGGAATGTGAAGGAAAAAGAACCTCTCGTGTATCTCGCATACAGAGCTGCTTGTCTCGGCCCGCCCTGTAACTGCTCGACTATAGCCACCCCCGTGTGCGGCACAGACAACGTCCTGTACAGAAACCTTTGCGAGCTCGAATGCGCTAACAATAACGCCATAGCTCGAAATCTGCATCCAATCGAATTCAATAACGTCGGGGCTTGTTTAGATGAATGCCAGTGTCCTGGTATCAAAGCCCCAATCTGCGGAAGCGACGGCATCCTGTATGATAACGTCTGCGAGATAGCCTGTCAGAATAGAAAGCAGACTTGCTCTTTGAGCGCGCCGGTCACGTCTACTcctacaaaaatatgtttgccGTGCGCATGCGCATTGGTATCTGAACCAGTTTGCGGGACTGACGGAAAAATGGAGCCCACAACCTATCCTAATAAGTGCGAGCTAAGTTGTGTAGCTAAGCGCACTAACAACCCATACTTAAGCGTTAAAAGTTACGGGGCTTGTGCGGATTGTTTCTGTACGGGTCAATACTTGCCCGTTTGTGGTACTGATGGTAGAACTTATCCTAACGAGTGTGAGCTGAGATGCGCTAACACTGCACGCTCGAAGGGTGACGCGTACGTCAGCGTGTTCCACAGCGGCCCGTGCCAGATGGTAGAGGGCTGTGACTGCTTCCATTGCCCGAAGGAGTACGTGCCGATGTGCGGTGGCGACGGCGTCACCTACTGGAACCTCTGCTGGCTGAACTGCAACAATAGCTGCAGCAAGAAGCTCGGTAAACAAATATTCCTGGCTAAAAGAGGATCGTGTGCACtctaa
- the LOC120623696 gene encoding agrin-like isoform X2: MKILIGIFVLAVCCTQNIIGNSIAAGQSCPCPRILRPVCGSDNVTYANDCIFNCTRDSYETIDRNQIFIDYQGECTESCICTEEFAPVCGSDGKTYSNECKFNCTNKALPVTIEYKGKCNAPCVCTKEYKPVCGSDGKTYGNKCMFECEKRRSSKQLTSTEGKCGPCICTLIYAPVCGSDKKTYSNQCVLDCQNRGRRKEEVIIVESQGECSPPTFCPTVYSPVCGTNNVTYSNECLLEAANNENNGRKQIFVDYQGECTESCICTEEFAPVCGSDGKTYSNECKFNCKNKALAVTIEYKGKCKVPCVCTREYNPVCGSDGKTYGNKCMFDCENKNRDFKIERNGECPKTNICICPDIYKPVCGSDGKTYSNKCQFECEKRRSSKQLTSTEGKCGPCICTLIYAPVCGSDKKTYSNQCVLDCQNRGRRKEEVIIVESQGECSPPTFCPTVYSPVCGTNNVTYSNECLLEAANNENKNIDSHIKIKSQGECTAACICPQYFVYQPVCGSDGKTYTSQCELDCVNAKRPIPLTSTVGECREPCICLQNYAPVCGSDGKTYGNTCELNCINKERKLKKESLIKIDRQGKCTTSIICPLIFSPVCGSDGVTYSNECFLNAASQENINKRLSLITIHSQGVCSAPCVCSKIYQPVCGSDGKTYPNICQLNCERRDLEQKEHPHIIDIVDGECPGSCTYPGIYEPVCASDYNTYSSQCQLDIENRRRSNNGQPPLRINNGGECVEPCACILLYSPVCGDDGLTYGNSCQLNCKNKERKRKKLHTINIASQGECPKHVICPKIYRPVCGSDGLTYSNECFFNTNSKRNAKGSRSSTKIKYHGECAPACICPFVYQPVCGSDKKTYSSVCALKCENLERKASHKPLLTVWSEGECPDSCFCPAVYQPVCGIDNNTYSSACNLGCINRVRKIREQSLIKIKSQGECPESSVCTAEIRPVCGSDGNTYSNACQLECIDDSCFCPAIYQPVCGSDVKTYSSNCTLGCLNRERKRLGLTPITFTKNGECSDTCICATVYQPVCGSDGKTYPNECELNCENDKRCTNGLPSLNITKDGECEVACACPFIYLPICGTDGVTYPNECTLNCTNRENVKNKQPEVCVASEGECEDSCYCLAIYDPICGTDKMTYPNLCTLDCKNEAYKRSDQQKVEVAHKGECGDPCE, translated from the exons ATGAAGATTTTAATag GAATATTTGTGCTCGCCGTATGCTGTACACAAAATATCATTGGGAATTCCATAGCAGCTGGACAATCGTGCCCCTGCCCAAGAATCCTGAGACCAGTTTGTGGCTCCGATAACGTTACCTACGCCAACGATTGCATTTTTAACTGCACCAGGGACTCCTATGAAACAATTGATAGAAACCAGATATTCATAGATTATCAGGGAGAATGCACTGAATCTTGTATTTGCACAGAAGAATTTGCACCTGTATGTGGCAGTGATGGGAAAACTTACTCTAATGAATGTAAATTTAACTGCACGAACAAAGCTCTCCCAGTAACTATTGAATACAAAGGAAAATGCAATGCGCCATGTGTCTGTACGAAAGAATATAAACCAGTTTGCGGCAGCGATGGGAAAACTTATGGAAACAAGTGCATGTTTGAATGCGAAAAGAGAAGGTCATCCAAACAATTAACGAGCACTGAAGGTAAATGTGGGCCTTGCATTTGTACATTGATATATGCGCCAGTGTGTGGAAGTGACAAAAAAACGTACAGCAACCAGTGCGTCCTGGATTGTCAGAACAGAGGTCGACGTAAAGAAGAAGTTATCATTGTTGAAAGTCAAGGTGAATGCTCGCCACCCACTTTTTGTCCTACAGTATATTCTCCTGTATGTGGAACAAATAACGTCACCTATTCAAATGAATGTCTTCTCGAAGCTGCTAATAACGAAAACAA TGGTAGAAAACAGATATTTGTAGATTATCAGGGAGAATGCACTGAATCTTGTATTTGCACAGAAGAATTTGCACCTGTGTGTGGCAGTGATGGGAAAACTTACTCTAATGAATGTAAATTTAACTGCAAGAACAAAGCTCTCGCAGTAACTATTGAATACAAAGGAAAATGCAAAGTGCCATGTGTCTGTACGAGAGAATATAATCCGGTATGCGGCAGCGATGGAAAAACTTATGGAAACAAGTGCATGTTTgattgtgaaaataaaaatagagattttaaaatagaaagaaaTGGCGAATGCCCGAAGACAAACATTTGTATATGTCCAGATATTTACAAACCAGTTTGCGGCAGTGATGGAAAGACGTATTCTAACAAATGTCAGTTTGAATGCGAAAAGAGAAGGTCATCCAAACAATTAACGAGCACTGAAGGTAAATGTGGGCCTTGCATTTGTACATTGATATATGCGCCAGTGTGTGGAAGTGACAAAAAAACGTACAGCAACCAGTGCGTCCTGGATTGTCAGAACAGAGGTCGACGTAAAGAAGAAGTTATCATTGTTGAAAGTCAAGGTGAATGCTCGCCACCCACTTTTTGTCCTACAGTATATTCTCCTGTATGTGGAACAAATAACGTCACCTATTCAAATGAATGTCTTCTCGAAGCTGCTAATAACGAAAACAAGAATATAGACtctcatattaaaataaagagcCAAGGTGAATGTACAGCTGCTTGCATATGTCCGCAATATTTTGTCTACCAGCCAGTATGTGGCAGTGATGGTAAAACATACACTAGCCAATGCGAATTAGACTGTGTAAATGCAAAACGTCCAATTCCACTTACGTCCACTGTAGGTGAATGTCGCGAGCCTTGTATCTGCTTACAAAACTATGCTCCGGTATGTGGCAGTGATGGGAAGACTTATGGTAACACATGCGAACTCAATTGTATAAACAAAGaacgtaaacttaaaaaagagTCACTTATTAAAATTGACCGACAAGGGAAATGTACGACAAGTATTATTTGTCCCTTAATTTTTAGCCCAGTGTGTGGTTCAGATGGCGTAACTTATTCAAATGAATGTTTCCTTAATGCTGCCAGCCaagaaaacattaataaaagaCTTTCTCTAATTACTATTCACAGCCAAGGTGTCTGTTCAGCTCCTTGTGTTTGTTCCAAAATCTACCAACCTGTATGCGGTAGTGATGGTAAAACCTACCCTAACATCTGTCAGTTAAATTGCGAGAGAAGAGACCTTGAACAGAAAGAACATCCGCATATTATTGATATAGTTGATGGTGAATGCCCAGGTTCTTGTACTTATCCAGGGATTTATGAGCCAGTTTGCGCCAGTgattataatacttattcaaGTCAATGTCAGTTAGACATAGAAAACAGAAGGAGATCAAATAACGGGCAACCACCTTTAAGGATAAATAATGGAGGTGAGTGTGTTGAGCCATGCGCTTGCATACTACTTTATTCTCCAGTGTGTGGTGACGACGGTCTGACGTACGGCAACAGCTGCCAACTTaattgtaaaaacaaagaaCGTAAGCGTAAAAAACTGCATACTATTAACATAGCTAGTCAAGGTGAATGTCCGAAACATGTTATTTGTCCCAAAATTTACAGGCCTGTGTGTGGCTCTGATGGCCTTACCTACTCGAATGAATGTTTCTTCAATACCAACAGCAAAAGAAACGCTAAGGGAAGTCGTTCTTCCACAAAGATTAAATATCACGGTGAGTGTGCACCTGCTTGCATTTGTCCATTTGTCTACCAACCTGTGTGTGGTAgtgataaaaaaacatactcAAGTGTATGCGCATTGAAATGTGAAAACTTGGAACGCAAAGCAAGCCATAAACCATTACTCACAGTATGGAGTGAAGGTGAATGTCCTGACTCTTGTTTTTGTCCAGCTGTTTATCAGCCCGTGTGCGGTATTGATAACAATACATACTCAAGTGCTTGCAATTTAGGATGTATTAACAGAGTTAGGAAAATACGAGAGCAATcgcttatcaaaataaaaagccAAGGCGAGTGCCCTGAATCGAGTGTATGTACCGCTGAAATTCGGCCAGTTTGCGGCAGCGATGGAAACACTTATTCAAACGCATGTCAACTTGAATGTATTGATGATTCTTGTTTCTGTCCGGCAATCTATCAACCTGTATGTGGCAGTGATGTTAAAACGTATTCAAGCAACTGCACTTTAGGGTGTCTTAATAGAGAGCGAAAGAGGCTGGGTCTAACGCCGATAACTTTTACAAAAAATGGAGAATGCTCTGACACATGCATCTGCGCTACTGTGTATCAACCAGTATGTGGAAGTGATGGAAAAACCTACCCCAACGAATGCGAATTAAATTGTGAAAATGACAAAAGATGCACAAATGGATTGCCgtctttaaatattacaaaagacGGCGAATGTGAGGTAGCGTGTGCTTGCCCATTCATATACCTGCCGATTTGTGGTACCGATGGTGTAACTTACCCAAACGAATGCACACTTAATTGCACCAATAGAGAAAATGTAAAGAATAAACAACCTGAAGTATGTGTTGCAAGTGAAGGCGAATGTGAAGATTCGTGTTATTGCTTAGCTATTTATGATCCAATATGTGGAACGGACAAAATGACTTATCCCAACCTATGTACATTGGATTGCAAAAATGAAGCATATAAAAGATCAGATCAACAGAAAGTTGAAGTTGCACATAAGGGCGAATGCGGAGACCCTTGCGAGTGA
- the LOC120623993 gene encoding probable peroxisomal membrane protein PEX13 has translation MVKRFAQFIAWHAYVQMPPSRAFPSTRLLKNGPAPLEYDGRVIDTAESAHLKATHISAHSAATAKASHGGYAGIGAGHGAGYGAAAYGAGASYGASYGAGYSGCYGKWTDPQAHIQLTHDGQYVGDTPEVQHARAAYFAQFTHAADTAASALEEPWDAHSNGAHGWH, from the exons ATGGTTAAAAGGTTCGCGCAATTCATCGCTTGGCACGCGTATGTCCAAATGCCTCCATCGCGTGCGTTTCCATCCACAC GTCTTCTTAAAAACGGCCCCGCTCCCCTAGAATACGACGGTCGCGTCATCGACACCGCCGAGAGCGCCCACCTGAAAGCCACTCATATCTCTGCTCACTCCGCGGCGACAGCCAAGGCCTCTCACGGCGGATACGCCGGCATCGGCGCTGGTCACGGCGCTGGCTACGGTGCCGCTGCCTACGGCGCCGGCGCTAGCTACGGCGCTAGCTACGGAGCCGGATACTCGGGATGCTACGGCAAATGGACCGATCCCCAGGCCCACATCCAACTCACTCATGACGGACAATATGTCGGAGACACGCCTGAAGTACAGCACGCCCGCGCTGCTTACTTCGCGCAATTCACCCACGCCGCAGATACCGCCGCCTCCGCGCTCGAAGAACCCTGGGATGCCCACTCCAACGGCGCTCACGGTTGGCACTAA
- the LOC120623697 gene encoding serine protease inhibitor dipetalogastin-like isoform X2 yields MLSKPVTKPIVCPCEYNFQPVCGSDGITYTNKCLLDCYNSAAAKGTPPVTECTDGTTCNECVCLPIDLPVCSVDGRTYSNECEMACENQRNVKEKEPLVYLAYRAACLGPPCNCSTIATPVCGTDNVLYRNLCELECANNNAIARNLHPIEFNNVGACLDECQCPGIKAPICGSDGILYDNVCEIACQNRKQTCSLSAPVTSTPTKICLPCACALVSEPVCGTDGKMEPTTYPNKCELSCVAKRTNNPYLSVKSYGACADCFCTGQYLPVCGTDGRTYPNECELRCANTARSKGDAYVSVFHSGPCQMVEGCDCFHCPKEYVPMCGGDGVTYWNLCWLNCNNSCSKKLGKQIFLAKRGSCAL; encoded by the coding sequence ATGCTGTCGAAACCTGTGACTAAGCCGATCGTTTGTCCCTGTGAGTACAACTTCCAACCCGTCTGCGGTTCCGACGGCATAACATACACAAACAAGTGTTTACTCGACTGCTACAATTCGGCTGCTGCGAAGGGCACACCACCTGTCACCGAATGTACAGATGGCACCACGTGCAATGAATGCGTTTGCTTGCCGATAGACCTCCCAGTGTGCAGCGTGGACGGACGAACGTATTCTAACGAATGCGAGATGGCATGTGAGAATCAAAGGAATGTGAAGGAAAAAGAACCTCTCGTGTATCTCGCATACAGAGCTGCTTGTCTCGGCCCGCCCTGTAACTGCTCGACTATAGCCACCCCCGTGTGCGGCACAGACAACGTCCTGTACAGAAACCTTTGCGAGCTCGAATGCGCTAACAATAACGCCATAGCTCGAAATCTGCATCCAATCGAATTCAATAACGTCGGGGCTTGTTTAGATGAATGCCAGTGTCCTGGTATCAAAGCCCCAATCTGCGGAAGCGACGGCATCCTGTATGATAACGTCTGCGAGATAGCCTGTCAGAATAGAAAGCAGACTTGCTCTTTGAGCGCGCCGGTCACGTCTACTcctacaaaaatatgtttgccGTGCGCATGCGCATTGGTATCTGAACCAGTTTGCGGGACTGACGGAAAAATGGAGCCCACAACCTATCCTAATAAGTGCGAGCTAAGTTGTGTAGCTAAGCGCACTAACAACCCATACTTAAGCGTTAAAAGTTACGGGGCTTGTGCGGATTGTTTCTGTACGGGTCAATACTTGCCCGTTTGTGGTACTGATGGTAGAACTTATCCTAACGAGTGTGAGCTGAGATGCGCTAACACTGCACGCTCGAAGGGTGACGCGTACGTCAGCGTGTTCCACAGCGGCCCGTGCCAGATGGTAGAGGGCTGTGACTGCTTCCATTGCCCGAAGGAGTACGTGCCGATGTGCGGTGGCGACGGCGTCACCTACTGGAACCTCTGCTGGCTGAACTGCAACAATAGCTGCAGCAAGAAGCTCGGTAAACAAATATTCCTGGCTAAAAGAGGATCGTGTGCACtctaa
- the LOC120623696 gene encoding agrin-like isoform X1: MKIFVGTLVLVVWWTQNIFANSIAAGPSCPCPKILRPVCGSDNVTYANDCIFNCTRDYYETIGRKQIFVDYQGECTESCICTEEFAPVCGSDGKTYSNECKFNCKNKALAVTIEYKGKCKVPCVCTREYNPVCGSDGKTYGNKCMFDCENKNRDFKIERNGECPKTNICICPDIYKPVCGSDGKTYSNKCQFECEKRRSSKQLTSTEGKCGPCICTLIYAPVCGSDKKTYSNQCVLDCQNRGRRKEEVIIVESQGECSPPTFCPTVYSPVCGTNNVTYSNECLLEAANNENKNIDSHIKIKSQGECTAACICPQYFVYQPVCGSDGKTYTSQCELDCVNAKRPIPLTSTVGECREPCICLQNYAPVCGSDGKTYGNTCELNCINKERKLKKESLIKIDRQGKCTTSIICPLIFSPVCGSDGVTYSNECFLNAASQENINKRLSLITIHSQGVCSAPCVCSKIYQPVCGSDGKTYPNICQLNCERRDLEQKEHPHIIDIVDGECPGSCTYPGIYEPVCASDYNTYSSQCQLDIENRRRSNNGQPPLRINNGGECVEPCACILLYSPVCGDDGLTYGNSCQLNCKNKERKRKKLHTINIASQGECPKHVICPKIYRPVCGSDGLTYSNECFFNTNSKRNAKGSRSSTKIKYHGECAPACICPFVYQPVCGSDKKTYSSVCALKCENLERKASHKPLLTVWSEGECPDSCFCPAVYQPVCGIDNNTYSSACNLGCINRVRKIREQSLIKIKSQGECPESSVCTAEIRPVCGSDGNTYSNACQLECIDDSCFCPAIYQPVCGSDVKTYSSNCTLGCLNRERKRLGLTPITFTKNGECSDTCICATVYQPVCGSDGKTYPNECELNCENDKRCTNGLPSLNITKDGECEVACACPFIYLPICGTDGVTYPNECTLNCTNRENVKNKQPEVCVASEGECEDSCYCLAIYDPICGTDKMTYPNLCTLDCKNEAYKRSDQQKVEVAHKGECGDPCE; encoded by the exons ATGAAGATTTTCGTAG GGACATTAGTACTCGTAGTGTGGTGGACGCAGAATATATTTGCAAATTCCATAGCAGCTGGACCATCGTGTCCCTGCCCAAAAATCCTTAGACCAGTTTGTGGGTCCGATAACGTTACCTACGCCAATGATTGCATTTTTAACTGCACCAGGGACTACTATGAAACTATTGGTAGAAAACAGATATTTGTAGATTATCAGGGAGAATGCACTGAATCTTGTATTTGCACAGAAGAATTTGCACCTGTGTGTGGCAGTGATGGGAAAACTTACTCTAATGAATGTAAATTTAACTGCAAGAACAAAGCTCTCGCAGTAACTATTGAATACAAAGGAAAATGCAAAGTGCCATGTGTCTGTACGAGAGAATATAATCCGGTATGCGGCAGCGATGGAAAAACTTATGGAAACAAGTGCATGTTTgattgtgaaaataaaaatagagattttaaaatagaaagaaaTGGCGAATGCCCGAAGACAAACATTTGTATATGTCCAGATATTTACAAACCAGTTTGCGGCAGTGATGGAAAGACGTATTCTAACAAATGTCAGTTTGAATGCGAAAAGAGAAGGTCATCCAAACAATTAACGAGCACTGAAGGTAAATGTGGGCCTTGCATTTGTACATTGATATATGCGCCAGTGTGTGGAAGTGACAAAAAAACGTACAGCAACCAGTGCGTCCTGGATTGTCAGAACAGAGGTCGACGTAAAGAAGAAGTTATCATTGTTGAAAGTCAAGGTGAATGCTCGCCACCCACTTTTTGTCCTACAGTATATTCTCCTGTATGTGGAACAAATAACGTCACCTATTCAAATGAATGTCTTCTCGAAGCTGCTAATAACGAAAACAAGAATATAGACtctcatattaaaataaagagcCAAGGTGAATGTACAGCTGCTTGCATATGTCCGCAATATTTTGTCTACCAGCCAGTATGTGGCAGTGATGGTAAAACATACACTAGCCAATGCGAATTAGACTGTGTAAATGCAAAACGTCCAATTCCACTTACGTCCACTGTAGGTGAATGTCGCGAGCCTTGTATCTGCTTACAAAACTATGCTCCGGTATGTGGCAGTGATGGGAAGACTTATGGTAACACATGCGAACTCAATTGTATAAACAAAGaacgtaaacttaaaaaagagTCACTTATTAAAATTGACCGACAAGGGAAATGTACGACAAGTATTATTTGTCCCTTAATTTTTAGCCCAGTGTGTGGTTCAGATGGCGTAACTTATTCAAATGAATGTTTCCTTAATGCTGCCAGCCaagaaaacattaataaaagaCTTTCTCTAATTACTATTCACAGCCAAGGTGTCTGTTCAGCTCCTTGTGTTTGTTCCAAAATCTACCAACCTGTATGCGGTAGTGATGGTAAAACCTACCCTAACATCTGTCAGTTAAATTGCGAGAGAAGAGACCTTGAACAGAAAGAACATCCGCATATTATTGATATAGTTGATGGTGAATGCCCAGGTTCTTGTACTTATCCAGGGATTTATGAGCCAGTTTGCGCCAGTgattataatacttattcaaGTCAATGTCAGTTAGACATAGAAAACAGAAGGAGATCAAATAACGGGCAACCACCTTTAAGGATAAATAATGGAGGTGAGTGTGTTGAGCCATGCGCTTGCATACTACTTTATTCTCCAGTGTGTGGTGACGACGGTCTGACGTACGGCAACAGCTGCCAACTTaattgtaaaaacaaagaaCGTAAGCGTAAAAAACTGCATACTATTAACATAGCTAGTCAAGGTGAATGTCCGAAACATGTTATTTGTCCCAAAATTTACAGGCCTGTGTGTGGCTCTGATGGCCTTACCTACTCGAATGAATGTTTCTTCAATACCAACAGCAAAAGAAACGCTAAGGGAAGTCGTTCTTCCACAAAGATTAAATATCACGGTGAGTGTGCACCTGCTTGCATTTGTCCATTTGTCTACCAACCTGTGTGTGGTAgtgataaaaaaacatactcAAGTGTATGCGCATTGAAATGTGAAAACTTGGAACGCAAAGCAAGCCATAAACCATTACTCACAGTATGGAGTGAAGGTGAATGTCCTGACTCTTGTTTTTGTCCAGCTGTTTATCAGCCCGTGTGCGGTATTGATAACAATACATACTCAAGTGCTTGCAATTTAGGATGTATTAACAGAGTTAGGAAAATACGAGAGCAATcgcttatcaaaataaaaagccAAGGCGAGTGCCCTGAATCGAGTGTATGTACCGCTGAAATTCGGCCAGTTTGCGGCAGCGATGGAAACACTTATTCAAACGCATGTCAACTTGAATGTATTGATGATTCTTGTTTCTGTCCGGCAATCTATCAACCTGTATGTGGCAGTGATGTTAAAACGTATTCAAGCAACTGCACTTTAGGGTGTCTTAATAGAGAGCGAAAGAGGCTGGGTCTAACGCCGATAACTTTTACAAAAAATGGAGAATGCTCTGACACATGCATCTGCGCTACTGTGTATCAACCAGTATGTGGAAGTGATGGAAAAACCTACCCCAACGAATGCGAATTAAATTGTGAAAATGACAAAAGATGCACAAATGGATTGCCgtctttaaatattacaaaagacGGCGAATGTGAGGTAGCGTGTGCTTGCCCATTCATATACCTGCCGATTTGTGGTACCGATGGTGTAACTTACCCAAACGAATGCACACTTAATTGCACCAATAGAGAAAATGTAAAGAATAAACAACCTGAAGTATGTGTTGCAAGTGAAGGCGAATGTGAAGATTCGTGTTATTGCTTAGCTATTTATGATCCAATATGTGGAACGGACAAAATGACTTATCCCAACCTATGTACATTGGATTGCAAAAATGAAGCATATAAAAGATCAGATCAACAGAAAGTTGAAGTTGCACATAAGGGCGAATGCGGAGACCCTTGCGAGTGA